One Bufo gargarizans isolate SCDJY-AF-19 chromosome 3, ASM1485885v1, whole genome shotgun sequence DNA segment encodes these proteins:
- the ZBTB21 gene encoding zinc finger and BTB domain-containing protein 21, translating to MDGILHYINPAHAISLLSALNEERLKGQLCDVLLIVGDQKFRAHKNVLAASSEYFHSLFMDKNNESQNVFQLDFCEADAFDNVLNYIYSSSLFAEKGSLAAVQELGYSLGISFLTNILSKTPQAPFSSCKKPGYHEDNDNGSQKRSVIVCQKETPSRDLGHLHNDKSHPSRLSSTGRASSGRHHMRTSDSLSSFLASERKWHGASNSIEQSGWSRRKAFSHQSTFEDDDDGNEDHPSASSLSRGGVSELFSKKTVLPSPSPTESSFTLPKTERESPQIKEEDDDDMTYYQGVSAAPANTSSQQIDRSGPLVKSLLRRSLSMDSPVPAYSQAADFHSSHETTFFKTSTKEQVPSGMSRRNILKARVKEKAAELMRPIVTYSTATDTHLEDEVRIKTEPSSPGSEPSEIYQVTIGDQAQSRTVSPQEEAPVIKVNKRKFPADRRLLPKRIKMKESPPEPEGARAADHFSDSDDSHEMSIALPEMHQDKKFKCKHCLKIFRSTAGLNRHMNMYHNPEKPYSCDICFKRFHTNFKVWTHCQTQHGIVKNPSPASSTQAVLDEKFQRKLIDIVREREIKKALIYKLRRGKAGFPGSASSQAQALKRNFRSRTKSAYTCNYCGKSYRFLSQFKQHCKMHPGEKYQYGSKHLRPKAPSPPKSPDDSKEIFRCRHCNLKLSSFIEQGNHEHLCRNATLCQYCSLRFATSELKIEHDLKCEYKKLTCLECMRTFKSSFSIWRHQVEVHNQNTMAPTENFSLPMLDHNGDINSTPRLQPVSEPSKGNSFLTSKDDGVYSDSSEHMNFDSEDSNCLPEDLSVSKQFEVKIKEEPIDEMEDGSEALYGHKEDTPSPERGVWSCEKCGKMFTVHKQLERHQELLCSVKPFICHVCNKAFRTNFRLWSHFQSHMAQGEESSFKEPEGAAPVSSPSPSPPPPPPPPPPPPPPPPPPATLPRPPPLKMQPIEVERRKAVPEKSSSTEKMFAPQESDTLFYHAPPLSAITFKRQFMCKLCHRTFKTAFSLWSHEQTHN from the coding sequence ATGGATGGGATCCTACATTATATAAATCCAGCTCATGCAATCTCTTTGCTGAGCGCTTTAAATGAAGAGCGTCTGAAAGGTCAACTCTGCGATGTTCTTCTGATTGTCGGGGACCAGAAATTTAGAGCACATAAAAATGTACTTGCCGCGAGCAGTGAATATTTCCACAGCCTCTTCATGGACAAAAACAACGAGTCCCAAAATGTCTTTCAGCTGGACTTCTGCGAAGCTGATGCGTTTGACAACGTCTTGAACTACATTTACTCTTCCTCGTTGTTTGCCGAGAAGGGAAGCCTCGCAGCTGTGCAAGAACTAGGCTATAGCCTGGGTATCAGCTTTCTGACAAACATCCTTTCCAAAACCCCTCAAGCACCATTTTCTTCATGTAAGAAGCCGGGATACCACGAAGACAACGACAATGGATCACAGAAAAGAAGTGTCATAGTCTGTCAAAAGGAGACTCCGAGCAGAGACCTTGGTCATTTACACAATGACAAAAGCCATCCGTCAAGGCTATCTTCTACTGGTAGAGCAAGCTCGGGTCGACatcacatgcggacatctgattCACTTTCCAGCTTCTTGGCTTCTGAACGGAAGTGGCACGGGGCCTCTAACTCAATTGAGCAAAGCGGTTGGTCGAGAAGAAAAGCCTTTTCGCATCAATCTACATTTGAAGATGATGACGATGGTAACGAAGACCACCCCTCGGCTTCCAGCTTGTCAAGGGGAGGTGTGTCAGAGttgttcagcaaaaaaacggTGCTACCCTCTCCCAGTCCAACAGAGTCTTCTTTTACATTGCCAAAAACAGAAAGGGAGAGTCCACAAATTAAAGAGGAAGACGATGATGACATGACCTATTATCAAGGCGTTTCAGCTGCTCCTGCCAACACATCGAGCCAACAGATCGATCGCAGCGGCCCTCTTGTTAAAAGTCTTCTAAGAAGATCACTCTCCATGGATAGTCCGGTTCCTGCTTACTCACAAGCTGCCGATTTTCATTCCAGCCATGAGACGACCTTTTTTAAGACGAGCACGAAGGAGCAAGTGCCCAGCGGAATGTCTCGTAGGAACATACTGAAAGCCAGAGTCAAAGAAAAAGCGGCAGAACTTATGAGACCCATTGTGACATACTCGACAGCTACCGATACCCATCTTGAGGATGAGGTCCGCATCAAGACTGAACCTAGTAGCCCTGGTTCCGAACCTTCAGAGATCTATCAAGTAACGATAGGGGATCAAGCACAAAGTAGGACTGTCAGTCCACAGGAGGAGGCCCCTGTAATCAAGGTTAATAAAAGAAAGTTTCCAGCTGATAGGAGGCTCCTGCCtaaaagaataaaaatgaaaGAGAGTCCACCAGAGCCAGAAGGTGCCAGAGCAGCGGATCATTTCTCAGATTCTGACGATAGCCACGAAATGAGCATTGCGTTACCAGAAATGCACCAAGACAAAAAATTCAAATGTAAACATTGCCTTAAGATTTTCCGATCAACCGCTGGGCTTAATCGTCACATGAACATGTACCACAACCCGGAGAAACCGTACTCTTGCGACATCTGCTTCAAAAGGTTCCACACGAACTTTAAAGTGTGGACACACTGTCAGACGCAGCACGGGATCGTGAAGAACCCGTCGCCCGCGTCGAGCACACAAGCTGTTTTAGATGAAAAATTCCAAAGGAAGTTAATAGACATTGTTAGAGAAAGGGAAATCAAAAAAGCACTTATCTACAAACTGAGAAGGGGCAAAGCGGGCTTTCCCGGATCGGCAAGTAGCCAAGCACAAGCCCTGAAACGAAACTTCAGATCAAGAACTAAATCTGCTTACACCTGCAACTATTGCGGGAAGTCTTACCGGTTCCTATCCCAGTTTAAGCAGCATTGCAAAATGCATCCAGGGGAGAAGTATCAGTATGGCAGCAAACACCTTAGGCCTAAAGCTCCATCGCCTCCAAAGAGTCCTGATGATAGTAAGGAGATATTTCGATGTAGGCACTGCAATTTAAAGTTGTCTTCATTCATCGAGCAGGGAAACCATGAGCACCTGTGTCGAAACGCAACTCTCTGTCAATACTGTAGTCTTCGATTTGCCACTTCAGAACTTAAAATTGAACATGACCTAAAGTGTGAGTACAAGAAGCTTACATGTCTGGAGTGCATGAGGACATTTAAATCTTCTTTCAGTATTTGGCGTCACCAAGTGGAAGTTCACAACCAAAACACAATGGCCCCTACAGAAAACTTTTCGTTACCTATGCTTGACCACAATGGGGACATCAATAGTACACCAAGGCTGCAGCCGGTATCTGAACCTAGTAAGGGGAACAGCTTTCTGACATCAAAGGATGACGGTGTATACAGTGACTCTTCAGAACATATGAATTTCGATTCAGAGGACTCCAACTGTCTCCCCGAAGATCTTAGCGTTTCTAAGCAATTTGAAGTTAAGATCAAGGAAGAACCTATAGATGAAATGGAAGATGGCTCCGAAGCTCTCTATGGCCACAAAGAAGACACGCCCAGCCCTGAACGTGGGGTCTGGTCGTGCGAAAAATGCGGCAAAATGTTTACAGTTCACAAGCAGCTGGAGCGTCATCAGGAACTATTGTGTTCAGTCAAACCTTTCATCTGTCACGTATGCAACAAAGCGTTCCGAACAAATTTTCGGCTTTGGAGTCACTTTCAGTCGCATATGGCACAGGGAGAAGAGTCTTCTTTCAAAGAACCAGAAGGTGCTGCTCCCGTGAGCTCCCCATCCCCATCGCctccaccgccaccaccaccaccaccacctcctcctcctccaccaccaccccCAGCAACGCTTCCACGTCCTCCTCCACTGAAAATGCAACCCATAGAAGTAGAAAGACGCAAAGCCGTTCCAGAGAAGTCTAGTTCTACTGAAAAGATGTTTGCCCCCCAAGAATCGGATACTCTTTTCTACCATGCCCCACCTCTGTCGGCCATTACATTTAAGCGACAGTTCATGTGTAAACTGTGTCACCGGACCTTTAAAACCGCCTTCAGTTTATGGAGTCACGAGCAGACACACAACTGA